The Leptospira koniambonensis genome window below encodes:
- a CDS encoding TolC family protein has translation MLRPVNIPSLRKFYLRLLLVGAFGFPASHFAQELDPSLQNKPRVLKLTLKEAVNYVLANNITVRNAGMEFVKADTAELKNLSQYAWTLVGGFSKTKTNLPLNNNNVLSGTKISNDRINVGIQKNFQTLTYFSLELSHTRFDADAFETQAAAARLGAVGSYLAAPPQYTDALTVTLGQELLKYSFGQTEKEKQKVLQQNAVIRKDELVNILAQLVVKTLVDYWSLSVYDSQVETFDRLEKNTKNIRDLTVRKRNLGLSEGFEVNQWNSALTQTENSLERAKLSRSEAERNLIRVLNVDPSSKISGITDLQEKVPNDINPTKDYQYALDHRIDLKNLIRQRQIAELELKIKNAEDMPSLKITGSYSTRGQTFLNPQTNYVNPDTGMMSFKYPEKTLNFALSYPLFDTGIQTDIRDAKLKLDILSKQETELRTLIKEELDNRYYAIVAGQELLETANTRKEEAEKFYKGVQARFNQGRFTAVLVKSALDGLIQAELQVAQARINFNVDIIRYELARNSVFEKFGVNVDEIVDTIIKNEVERARQATPSNN, from the coding sequence ATGCTTAGGCCTGTAAATATTCCTTCGTTAAGGAAATTTTATCTGCGACTCTTGCTTGTCGGAGCTTTTGGTTTTCCAGCTTCACACTTCGCCCAAGAGTTAGACCCTTCCCTTCAAAATAAGCCTAGAGTTCTTAAGCTTACTCTGAAAGAAGCGGTCAATTATGTCCTAGCGAATAATATCACAGTTAGAAACGCTGGGATGGAATTCGTGAAAGCGGATACTGCCGAGTTAAAAAATCTATCTCAATATGCATGGACGCTGGTCGGCGGTTTTTCGAAAACAAAAACTAATCTTCCTCTGAATAATAATAACGTTCTCTCTGGAACAAAGATCTCCAACGATCGGATAAACGTTGGGATCCAAAAAAACTTCCAAACTCTGACTTATTTTAGCTTAGAACTCAGCCATACACGATTTGACGCGGACGCATTCGAGACCCAGGCTGCTGCTGCAAGACTAGGTGCAGTAGGTTCTTATTTAGCTGCTCCTCCTCAATACACTGATGCATTGACTGTGACTCTTGGTCAGGAACTTTTAAAGTATTCCTTCGGGCAGACTGAGAAAGAAAAACAGAAAGTCTTACAACAAAACGCAGTCATTCGTAAAGATGAGCTAGTCAATATTCTAGCACAGCTTGTAGTAAAAACTCTGGTAGATTATTGGAGTTTGAGTGTTTACGATTCTCAGGTAGAAACTTTCGACAGATTGGAAAAGAATACCAAAAACATCAGGGATTTGACTGTTAGAAAACGTAATCTTGGTCTTTCAGAAGGTTTCGAGGTCAATCAATGGAATAGTGCTCTCACTCAAACTGAGAATAGTTTAGAAAGAGCAAAACTTTCAAGATCAGAAGCAGAAAGAAATTTGATCCGAGTTTTAAATGTAGATCCAAGTTCTAAAATTTCTGGGATCACTGATCTTCAAGAAAAAGTTCCAAACGATATCAATCCTACTAAAGATTACCAATATGCGTTAGATCATAGGATCGATCTTAAAAATTTAATCCGCCAAAGACAGATCGCAGAATTAGAACTGAAGATCAAGAATGCAGAAGATATGCCTTCCTTAAAGATTACTGGAAGTTACTCTACAAGAGGGCAAACATTCTTAAATCCTCAAACGAACTACGTAAATCCTGATACAGGGATGATGTCCTTTAAGTATCCTGAAAAAACTTTAAACTTTGCTTTATCTTATCCTCTATTCGATACCGGGATCCAAACGGATATTAGAGATGCAAAACTCAAACTGGATATCTTATCAAAACAAGAGACCGAACTCAGAACTCTGATCAAAGAAGAATTAGATAATAGATATTATGCAATCGTTGCAGGACAGGAACTTTTAGAAACCGCTAATACTCGTAAAGAAGAAGCGGAGAAGTTTTACAAAGGTGTCCAAGCACGTTTCAATCAAGGTAGATTTACTGCTGTATTAGTTAAGTCTGCTTTAGATGGTTTAATCCAAGCTGAGTTACAAGTGGCTCAAGCAAGGATCAATTTTAACGTGGATATCATCCGTTACGAACTAGCAAGAAACTCTGTTTTCGAAAAGTTCGGAGTGAATGTGGATGAGATCGTAGATACGATCATCAAAAATGAAGTAGAACGCGCGCGCCAAGCTACTCCATCTAATAATTAA
- a CDS encoding alpha/beta fold hydrolase — protein METVLENKTTSLKLPSGYYTSKLGKVAYWIEGKGKPIFLLHSAGHDHNDFESILPSLSEKYKVISLDWPGHGLSENPQPATSASAVEYAEILPDLVAQLAPEGGIFIGNSLGGFASMNLALKKPELVKGLVIVDSGGLNDPDWITKSFAGLKSKVWFTGLVWNFFPNHYIKIRNKYTESILSRIKEREDVEGAKEVNASIWKSFLDERHDLREKVSQIQAPTLIVWGEYDPVIDPKLALRLHEKVKGSKLAYLKTGHVPFAENPKEFLKVTLPFLDSI, from the coding sequence ATGGAAACAGTTTTAGAAAACAAAACTACATCACTAAAATTACCAAGCGGATATTATACTTCTAAATTAGGAAAGGTAGCTTATTGGATAGAAGGAAAAGGAAAACCGATCTTTCTACTCCATTCTGCCGGTCATGATCATAATGATTTTGAATCTATTCTGCCAAGTTTATCAGAAAAATATAAAGTGATTTCTCTGGATTGGCCAGGTCATGGATTATCGGAGAATCCGCAACCTGCAACTTCAGCTTCTGCAGTAGAATATGCAGAAATTTTGCCAGACCTGGTTGCACAGTTAGCTCCAGAAGGTGGGATTTTTATAGGGAATTCACTTGGAGGATTCGCTTCCATGAATCTTGCCCTGAAAAAACCTGAATTGGTAAAAGGCCTCGTGATCGTGGACTCTGGCGGATTAAATGATCCAGATTGGATCACTAAAAGTTTTGCGGGATTAAAATCCAAGGTTTGGTTTACAGGGCTCGTCTGGAACTTCTTCCCAAATCATTATATCAAGATCAGAAATAAATATACAGAGTCCATTCTATCCCGAATCAAAGAAAGAGAAGATGTAGAAGGCGCAAAAGAAGTGAATGCTTCCATTTGGAAAAGTTTTTTAGACGAAAGACATGACTTAAGAGAAAAAGTCTCCCAGATCCAAGCGCCTACATTGATCGTATGGGGAGAATATGATCCAGTCATAGATCCAAAACTCGCACTCAGGCTTCATGAAAAAGTAAAAGGATCTAAGTTAGCTTATCTAAAAACAGGACATGTGCCTTTTGCAGAAAATCCAAAAGAATTCCTAAAGGTCACCCTTCCCTTTCTAGATTCTATCTAA
- a CDS encoding NAD(P)/FAD-dependent oxidoreductase, translating to MSKKKVLIVGGGYAGIAAANRLARKSSEVEITLVTAEPIFREKIRNHQIIAGTKGKDFQIRNLLNSKVSLIIQRVEKIFPKENKVLLNDGTYFEYDYLGYTAGMRAGDPGTKGTNYFSVASFQDSERLRKELSAHPDSRVTVLGGGLSGIEVATELAENYPNAKITLLDSDKIGKNFSSSAVLYMKEVMKNLHVNLIEGERGEYLLEDKIKTSSGTQVLHDYCVISAGLVASDLGKNSGLGSNKIGQVYLNEYMQVPEYSNIIGAGDAVKVPGEEYSYLRMACATALPMGIYLGERISNLIGNKSAIGEKPFELAYVGRCVSLGRKEGLFQFLNYDDSPKEKFWTGRLGAFVKELICKFTVFSFKAEKYFDFYAIPQPKEKTLVKQNERLATAEK from the coding sequence ATGTCAAAGAAGAAGGTATTGATCGTAGGTGGAGGTTATGCAGGAATCGCTGCGGCAAACAGATTAGCCCGCAAAAGTTCAGAGGTAGAAATTACCTTAGTCACTGCAGAGCCGATCTTTAGAGAAAAGATCAGAAACCACCAAATAATCGCAGGAACCAAAGGAAAAGATTTCCAGATCCGAAATTTATTGAATTCTAAGGTAAGCCTTATCATCCAAAGAGTAGAAAAAATATTTCCAAAGGAAAACAAAGTTCTCTTAAATGATGGGACCTACTTCGAATACGACTATCTGGGTTATACTGCAGGAATGAGAGCAGGAGATCCAGGCACAAAAGGGACCAATTATTTCTCAGTGGCAAGTTTCCAGGATTCGGAACGATTGAGAAAAGAATTAAGCGCCCACCCTGATTCAAGAGTTACGGTATTAGGCGGAGGACTTTCTGGGATAGAAGTAGCAACTGAACTCGCAGAAAATTATCCAAATGCAAAAATAACACTTTTGGATTCAGATAAGATTGGGAAAAATTTTTCTTCAAGCGCAGTTCTCTATATGAAAGAAGTCATGAAAAATCTTCATGTAAATCTGATAGAAGGAGAAAGAGGAGAATATCTGTTAGAAGATAAGATCAAAACTTCTAGTGGAACTCAAGTCCTTCATGATTATTGTGTGATCTCAGCCGGATTAGTAGCTTCTGATCTTGGAAAAAATTCGGGATTAGGATCAAATAAGATCGGCCAGGTATATCTGAACGAGTACATGCAGGTTCCTGAATATTCCAATATTATAGGAGCAGGAGATGCCGTAAAAGTCCCGGGTGAAGAATATTCTTATTTAAGAATGGCATGTGCAACAGCACTTCCAATGGGGATTTATTTGGGAGAAAGGATCTCAAACCTAATCGGAAATAAATCTGCAATCGGGGAAAAACCTTTCGAGCTGGCATATGTAGGACGTTGTGTAAGTTTAGGAAGAAAAGAAGGTCTATTCCAATTCTTAAACTATGATGATAGTCCTAAGGAAAAATTCTGGACCGGAAGATTGGGAGCATTCGTGAAAGAGCTTATTTGCAAATTCACTGTCTTCTCCTTTAAGGCCGAAAAATATTTCGATTTTTATGCGATCCCTCAGCCTAAAGAAAAAACTTTAGTTAAACAAAACGAAAGATTAGCGACGGCAGAAAAATGA
- the sigJ gene encoding RNA polymerase sigma factor SigJ yields the protein MNTQERLDQFIENKGLVFGIAYKMTGSVVEAEDIVQETFLRWEKSKEEKIRSPKAFLSTVAARLSLDSLRKAKRKRETYIGPWLPEPLAPEPMEEQPDPETLDLAFLHLLEKLNPIERAVFLLRESFEMGYDSISKVVGKNQENCRQILKRAKESLKSDRKKYDAPSEKRKKIFRDFLLASSKGKPELLVPFLKEEIVLWSDGGGKVNAARIPIIGQERASHFFIRTGSNKLKHTLDFYFGMVNGAETLIGYYNDQPAYMQSFFIEEDGISKIYSVLNPDKLKSMENKHKLIEEGLIFPLENFLLFPHTYRKKVAKWLNPVAKLVKWAIVR from the coding sequence ATGAACACCCAAGAAAGACTAGATCAATTTATAGAAAACAAAGGTTTGGTCTTTGGGATCGCCTATAAGATGACAGGGAGTGTGGTAGAAGCCGAGGATATAGTTCAGGAAACTTTTCTGAGATGGGAAAAATCCAAAGAAGAAAAGATTAGATCTCCAAAAGCATTCTTATCTACGGTTGCAGCCAGACTTTCCCTGGACTCTTTAAGAAAAGCAAAAAGAAAAAGGGAAACGTATATCGGTCCTTGGTTACCGGAGCCGCTGGCTCCGGAACCTATGGAAGAACAACCTGATCCTGAAACCTTAGATCTGGCATTTTTACATTTATTAGAAAAATTGAATCCTATTGAAAGGGCAGTTTTTTTATTAAGAGAAAGTTTCGAGATGGGTTACGACTCCATCTCGAAAGTGGTCGGAAAAAATCAGGAGAATTGTAGGCAAATCTTAAAACGAGCCAAAGAATCACTCAAATCGGATCGTAAAAAGTATGATGCACCTTCTGAAAAAAGAAAAAAGATCTTTCGAGATTTTTTACTCGCTTCTTCCAAAGGGAAACCAGAGCTGCTTGTTCCTTTTTTAAAGGAAGAAATTGTTCTTTGGTCTGATGGTGGAGGAAAAGTAAACGCCGCCAGGATCCCTATCATTGGGCAAGAAAGGGCTTCTCATTTCTTTATCCGGACAGGAAGTAACAAGCTCAAACATACTTTGGATTTTTATTTCGGAATGGTTAATGGTGCGGAAACATTGATCGGATATTATAATGATCAACCTGCATATATGCAAAGTTTCTTCATAGAGGAAGACGGAATTTCAAAAATCTATTCAGTTCTCAATCCTGATAAATTGAAATCGATGGAGAACAAACATAAATTGATAGAAGAAGGACTGATCTTCCCATTAGAGAACTTCTTATTATTCCCCCATACATATCGTAAGAAGGTAGCTAAATGGTTAAACCCAGTGGCCAAATTAGTTAAATGGGCAATCGTAAGATAA
- a CDS encoding acyl-CoA dehydrogenase family protein: MYQELTEQQIEIRDTIRAFVKKEITHEVAIHWDEENKHPEELINRMRTELGVNGLTIPEEYGGWGLGSVEQCLVTEELSRGCLGISLCFGYTGLGILPIMKGASHEQKKKWLQPVIDGEYGVSFCLSEPGAGSDVPGMSTTAVKKGDKWVINGTKQWITGGGSAGAYTVFAYTDKGRGTRGVSCFYVKRDTPGLIVGKKEDKLGIRASDTRQIIFEDCAVEEATMIGKENLGFIYALQTLNASRPYVAAMGVGVAQAALDHASKYARQREQFGSKISSFQAVQHMLADMSIGVETARQICYLSARMSDAEDPRLPKYSAIAKAYCSETAMKAATDAVQIFGGYGYTKEYPVEKLMRDAKILCIFEGTTQIQKNEIAAYVIREAASAK, translated from the coding sequence ATGTATCAGGAACTGACTGAGCAACAGATCGAGATTAGAGACACGATTCGTGCTTTCGTTAAGAAAGAAATCACGCATGAAGTTGCTATCCACTGGGACGAAGAAAACAAACATCCAGAAGAACTTATCAATAGAATGAGAACTGAGTTGGGAGTCAATGGACTCACTATCCCCGAAGAATACGGCGGATGGGGTCTTGGTTCCGTAGAGCAGTGCTTAGTTACCGAAGAACTTTCCAGAGGATGTCTCGGTATCAGCCTTTGTTTCGGATATACCGGTCTTGGTATCCTTCCGATCATGAAAGGTGCAAGCCACGAACAAAAGAAAAAATGGCTACAACCAGTTATCGACGGAGAATACGGAGTTTCTTTCTGTCTTTCCGAGCCTGGTGCAGGTTCAGACGTTCCTGGTATGAGCACTACTGCAGTTAAAAAAGGTGACAAATGGGTCATCAACGGAACTAAACAGTGGATCACCGGTGGTGGAAGTGCTGGAGCTTATACAGTTTTTGCTTATACTGATAAAGGCCGTGGAACTCGTGGAGTTTCCTGCTTCTATGTAAAACGTGATACCCCAGGTTTGATCGTTGGTAAAAAGGAAGATAAACTTGGTATTCGTGCATCTGACACTCGTCAGATCATCTTCGAAGATTGTGCAGTTGAAGAAGCTACTATGATCGGAAAAGAAAACCTTGGATTCATCTACGCTCTTCAAACTCTGAACGCATCTCGTCCATACGTTGCTGCTATGGGAGTGGGTGTTGCTCAAGCTGCTTTAGATCACGCATCTAAATACGCTCGCCAAAGAGAGCAGTTCGGTTCTAAAATTTCCAGCTTCCAAGCTGTTCAGCACATGCTTGCGGATATGTCTATCGGTGTAGAAACTGCACGTCAGATCTGCTATCTTTCTGCTCGTATGTCTGATGCTGAGGATCCTCGTCTTCCGAAATATTCCGCAATCGCAAAAGCTTATTGCTCTGAAACTGCAATGAAAGCTGCTACTGATGCGGTTCAAATTTTCGGCGGATACGGTTACACTAAAGAGTATCCTGTTGAAAAACTGATGAGAGACGCGAAAATCCTTTGTATCTTCGAAGGAACTACTCAAATTCAGAAAAATGAGATCGCAGCTTATGTGATCCGTGAAGCAGCTTCCGCAAAATAA
- a CDS encoding Crp/Fnr family transcriptional regulator, translating to MDQKDLNWEKIYQTVNQVSPIPKEVWKKSEQLYTIRKLEYGDFLIKQGARPTEFAFVFSGVLREYYLTDQGNEYIKSFNFPGDFTGSYFDLLTEQPSTCNIRAITNCELAVAKFSEFRKLFSQDIAWERLGRIFAENLFLKKARREYELLALSAEERYNLLLESRPDIEELIPQYHIASYLGITPVSLSRIRAKRK from the coding sequence ATGGATCAGAAAGATCTAAATTGGGAAAAAATTTATCAAACTGTGAACCAGGTCTCTCCCATCCCAAAAGAAGTCTGGAAAAAATCAGAACAGCTATATACGATCCGCAAATTAGAATACGGAGATTTTCTGATCAAACAGGGAGCCAGGCCCACAGAGTTTGCATTTGTATTCTCTGGCGTTTTGAGAGAATATTATCTCACTGACCAAGGAAACGAATATATCAAAAGTTTCAATTTCCCTGGAGACTTTACAGGATCTTATTTTGATCTACTCACAGAACAACCTTCTACCTGCAATATTAGAGCAATTACAAATTGTGAACTTGCAGTTGCAAAGTTTTCAGAATTCAGAAAACTATTCTCCCAAGACATCGCCTGGGAAAGATTGGGCCGGATTTTTGCCGAAAACTTATTTTTAAAAAAAGCCAGAAGAGAATATGAACTCTTAGCCTTAAGCGCAGAAGAAAGATACAATCTACTTTTAGAATCCAGACCTGATATTGAAGAACTTATTCCTCAATATCATATCGCTTCTTATCTGGGCATCACACCAGTATCCTTAAGCAGGATTAGAGCGAAGAGGAAATAA
- a CDS encoding FAD-dependent monooxygenase, which yields MKQDQPIYDVIISGAGPVGLFLACELALAKCSVLILEKTDSSLSPFKQLPFGVRGLSAPSIEALYRRGLLEELEIHKRLKNPHANTVQQGPRRQVGHFAGIPFHEGNIDTSKWGHRLESSTETNLISEMEEMETILARRAEVLGVEIKRGFALTSFNQMDDGVTVQSGDQTFQGQWLVGCDGARSVVRKSGGFEFEGTDPEFTGYSTKVDLVDPEKLSPGRNITERGMYLQSQPGFIVLQDFDAGEFHSSEKPITLEHVQEVLRRISNTDVTISALHFATTWTDRARQATSYRNGRILLAGDAAHIHSPLGGQGLNLGLGDAMNLGWKLAATIHKKAPEGLLDSYFTERHPIGAQVLDWSRAQVMIMKPNLHAQALNSIMRDLMETRDTATYMAARVWGIFTHYNLGDSHPLVGYSVPNFEFEDGRRIGDLMLDGQGILLDFGMNTSLKTLANEYGDRVKYISGRAKEQLGLRAVLIRPDGIIAWASDSEPDEQSIRQAASLWFSQFIS from the coding sequence ATGAAACAAGACCAACCGATTTACGATGTTATTATTTCCGGGGCGGGTCCAGTAGGACTTTTTCTCGCCTGCGAACTTGCCTTAGCTAAATGTAGTGTTCTTATATTAGAAAAAACAGATAGTTCTTTGTCTCCGTTCAAACAACTTCCCTTTGGAGTGCGTGGGCTTTCTGCTCCTAGCATTGAAGCTCTTTATCGCAGGGGATTATTAGAAGAACTTGAAATACATAAACGTCTTAAAAATCCTCATGCAAATACAGTTCAACAAGGGCCGCGTCGTCAGGTAGGACATTTTGCAGGTATCCCATTTCATGAAGGTAATATTGATACTTCAAAATGGGGACATCGGTTAGAAAGTTCTACTGAGACCAACTTGATCTCTGAAATGGAAGAGATGGAAACTATACTGGCTCGCCGCGCAGAAGTGCTCGGTGTAGAGATCAAGAGAGGTTTTGCACTGACTTCTTTTAATCAAATGGACGATGGGGTAACTGTTCAATCAGGAGATCAAACTTTTCAGGGACAATGGCTCGTAGGTTGTGATGGAGCCAGAAGTGTTGTTCGAAAATCTGGAGGTTTTGAATTTGAAGGTACTGATCCTGAATTTACCGGTTATTCTACTAAAGTTGATCTAGTCGATCCGGAGAAGCTAAGTCCAGGAAGAAATATAACCGAAAGAGGAATGTATTTACAATCTCAACCAGGCTTTATCGTACTTCAGGATTTTGATGCTGGAGAATTTCATAGTTCTGAGAAACCAATTACCTTGGAACATGTGCAGGAAGTCCTACGTCGTATCTCTAACACGGATGTGACTATCAGTGCTCTTCATTTTGCAACTACTTGGACTGATAGAGCAAGACAAGCAACGAGTTATCGAAATGGAAGGATACTTTTAGCTGGAGATGCAGCTCATATTCATTCTCCTTTGGGTGGTCAAGGTCTGAATCTCGGGTTGGGAGATGCTATGAATCTTGGATGGAAACTTGCTGCAACCATTCATAAAAAAGCGCCAGAAGGTTTACTGGATAGTTATTTTACGGAAAGACATCCGATTGGTGCCCAGGTTTTAGATTGGTCACGAGCTCAGGTTATGATCATGAAACCAAATCTACATGCGCAAGCATTGAATTCGATTATGCGAGATCTGATGGAAACTCGTGATACTGCAACCTATATGGCAGCAAGAGTCTGGGGAATTTTTACACATTATAATCTAGGTGATTCTCATCCTTTAGTGGGTTACAGTGTTCCGAACTTTGAGTTTGAGGATGGCAGAAGGATAGGTGATCTTATGCTGGATGGCCAAGGGATACTTCTCGATTTTGGTATGAATACTTCTTTAAAAACCTTGGCGAATGAGTATGGAGATAGGGTAAAATATATTTCCGGTCGGGCGAAAGAGCAGTTAGGATTGAGAGCTGTACTGATCCGTCCGGATGGAATTATTGCTTGGGCCTCGGATAGCGAACCAGATGAACAATCTATCAGGCAAGCGGCCTCTCTCTGGTTTAGTCAATTTATTTCTTGA
- a CDS encoding cytochrome-c peroxidase, translated as MKRIFFLILFLVSILGLIVCKEKKPIPELEGFVVKNVIHPSNNPFNQEKVELGKTLYFDSRLSFNQDVSCASCHNTASPSEGFPRTKIHNPAPSLTNVALYKDVFKDPEARELEDLVKDKVHSKLLFQNETKLIQRISSIQGYKELFEKAYGDPEISGERIVLALSTFQRTIVSKNSSFDKFVMGEETALTPAQIRGWDVFQNKAKCIQCHQGPNFSDSELHTTGLAGIKDKVRTPTLRDVTKKKTFMHNGIFGSIEDTVNHFAEGGHSKAVHDPMLRPAELSDQDKKDLIEFLKALEGEPIQLEIPSIPKA; from the coding sequence ATGAAGCGTATTTTTTTCCTGATCTTATTCTTGGTTTCGATCTTAGGATTAATTGTATGTAAGGAAAAAAAGCCAATCCCTGAACTGGAAGGATTTGTTGTTAAGAATGTAATTCATCCAAGTAATAACCCATTCAATCAAGAAAAGGTGGAGCTAGGTAAGACCTTATATTTCGATTCCAGACTTTCTTTCAACCAAGATGTAAGTTGCGCAAGCTGTCATAATACTGCCTCTCCTTCCGAAGGTTTTCCTCGTACTAAAATCCATAATCCTGCTCCTTCTCTTACTAACGTAGCATTGTATAAGGATGTATTTAAAGATCCGGAAGCAAGAGAGTTAGAGGATCTTGTAAAAGACAAGGTACATTCTAAACTATTATTCCAAAATGAAACAAAACTTATCCAAAGGATCTCTTCTATCCAAGGTTATAAGGAACTTTTTGAAAAGGCGTATGGAGATCCTGAAATTTCAGGAGAAAGAATTGTTTTGGCTCTTTCTACATTCCAAAGAACCATCGTAAGTAAAAATTCAAGCTTCGATAAATTTGTAATGGGGGAAGAGACTGCGCTCACTCCTGCTCAGATCCGTGGTTGGGATGTTTTCCAGAACAAGGCAAAATGTATCCAATGTCACCAAGGTCCTAACTTCTCCGATTCCGAATTGCATACAACAGGTCTTGCAGGTATCAAAGATAAAGTTAGAACTCCTACATTAAGAGATGTTACCAAAAAGAAAACTTTCATGCATAATGGGATTTTCGGATCGATTGAAGATACAGTGAACCATTTTGCAGAAGGTGGTCATTCCAAAGCGGTTCATGATCCAATGTTAAGACCTGCGGAACTTTCGGATCAGGATAAAAAGGATTTGATTGAGTTCTTAAAAGCGTTAGAAGGGGAACCAATCCAATTGGAAATCCCTTCTATTCCAAAAGCTTAA